The following are encoded together in the Sulfurimonas sp. genome:
- the secY gene encoding preprotein translocase subunit SecY, translated as MNKNLVNKILITIGFLFIYRLLAYVPVPGVDASVIASFFNSHQSDSLGLFNMFSGNAVERMSIIALGIMPYITASIIMELLAATFPTLGQMKKERDGMVKYMQIIRYATIAITIVQTVGISVGLQSLTGPNGNSAILVDQNTFILLSGLSMLAGTMLLMWIGEQITQNGIGNGISLIIFAGIVSAIPKAIGQMITMVNTGAMNFLTVIAILALVFGTIAVIIYVELGERRVPVTYAKKVIIQNQNKRVMNYIPIKLNLAGVIPVIFASAILMFPMTVLSSSTNPTVVAIADYLNPNSYFFNFLTFVFVVFFAFFYASITFNSKDISENLKKQGGFIPGIRTGNATAEFLNTTASNLTFTGALYLGLVATLPFMIIKGMGVPFFFGGTAVLIVVQVALDTMRKIEAQVYMSKYETLSAVGL; from the coding sequence GTGAATAAAAATCTAGTAAATAAGATACTTATTACTATCGGGTTTTTATTTATTTATCGCCTACTGGCATACGTGCCGGTCCCGGGCGTAGATGCTTCTGTTATCGCCTCATTTTTCAACTCGCATCAGTCGGATTCACTTGGTTTATTTAATATGTTTAGCGGTAATGCTGTCGAGAGAATGTCAATCATAGCTCTTGGAATTATGCCTTATATTACCGCATCTATTATTATGGAGCTTTTAGCGGCTACATTTCCGACTTTAGGGCAGATGAAAAAAGAGCGAGACGGAATGGTAAAGTATATGCAAATTATTCGTTATGCGACAATTGCTATTACAATCGTTCAAACGGTAGGCATTAGTGTTGGACTTCAAAGTTTGACAGGACCTAACGGTAACAGCGCAATTTTAGTTGATCAAAACACATTTATTCTTCTTTCTGGTCTCTCAATGTTAGCAGGAACAATGTTGTTGATGTGGATTGGTGAACAGATTACTCAAAACGGTATCGGAAACGGTATCTCTTTGATTATTTTTGCAGGAATCGTCTCGGCAATTCCTAAAGCAATCGGTCAAATGATTACAATGGTAAATACGGGTGCAATGAATTTCTTAACCGTAATTGCTATTCTTGCTCTTGTATTTGGAACTATAGCGGTTATTATCTATGTGGAGCTTGGAGAGCGTCGTGTTCCTGTGACATATGCTAAAAAAGTAATTATTCAAAATCAAAATAAAAGAGTTATGAACTATATTCCTATCAAGCTGAACTTAGCCGGTGTTATTCCGGTTATCTTTGCCAGTGCGATATTGATGTTTCCTATGACTGTTTTATCAAGCAGTACAAATCCTACTGTTGTTGCGATTGCTGATTACTTAAACCCAAATAGTTATTTCTTTAACTTTTTGACATTTGTTTTTGTTGTTTTCTTTGCATTCTTTTATGCATCAATTACATTTAATTCAAAAGATATATCAGAAAATTTAAAAAAGCAGGGTGGATTTATACCTGGTATTCGTACCGGTAATGCTACTGCAGAATTTTTAAATACTACGGCTAGTAATCTAACATTTACCGGTGCTCTTTATCTCGGTCTTGTTGCTACTCTGCCGTTTATGATTATTAAAGGAATGGGTGTTCCGTTTTTCTTTGGCGGTACGGCAGTTTTAATCGTTGTTCAAGTTGCACTTGATACGATGAGAAAAATTGAAGCTCAGGTTTACATGAGTAAATATGAGACTCTAAGTGCAGTTGGTCTGTAA
- the rplR gene encoding 50S ribosomal protein L18, producing MKAKVLKSKIANRLKRKRRIRAKISGCASLPRVSVFRSNRYLSVQAIDDVTATTLAALSSKATGHKANKEGAAALGEAFAASLKKASISEIVFDRNGYQYHGVIAAFGDALRANEIKF from the coding sequence ATGAAAGCAAAAGTATTAAAAAGCAAAATAGCTAATCGCCTAAAGCGTAAGCGTCGTATTCGTGCAAAAATATCCGGTTGTGCTTCACTTCCTCGTGTTTCTGTATTTCGTTCAAATCGTTATTTGAGCGTTCAGGCTATTGATGATGTAACGGCTACAACTTTAGCTGCACTTAGCTCAAAAGCGACAGGTCACAAAGCAAACAAAGAAGGTGCAGCTGCACTTGGTGAAGCATTTGCTGCCTCGCTGAAAAAAGCTAGTATCTCTGAGATTGTATTTGATCGTAACGGTTACCAATACCACGGTGTTATAGCTGCATTTGGTGACGCACTTCGTGCAAACGAAATTAAGTTCTAG
- the rplO gene encoding 50S ribosomal protein L15, translating into MSIENLTPAEGSVKKIKRVGRGQGSGMGKTSTRGGKGQTARTGSKRKRNFEGGQTPLARRLPKIGFNSRVVKPYVINVEKIKAVAELSEITMESIRAVHRIAACVTKVKLVGASAKELASKIKDDNVTTTGK; encoded by the coding sequence ATGAGTATTGAAAATTTAACTCCGGCTGAAGGTTCAGTTAAGAAAATTAAGAGAGTTGGTCGCGGTCAAGGTTCGGGTATGGGTAAAACTTCTACTCGCGGTGGAAAAGGCCAAACAGCTCGTACCGGTAGTAAAAGAAAAAGAAACTTCGAAGGTGGACAAACTCCGCTTGCTCGTCGTTTACCAAAAATCGGTTTCAACTCTCGTGTTGTAAAACCATATGTAATCAATGTAGAAAAAATAAAAGCAGTTGCTGAGTTAAGTGAAATTACTATGGAAAGCATCCGCGCAGTACATAGAATTGCTGCTTGTGTTACTAAAGTTAAGTTAGTTGGTGCTTCTGCAAAAGAGCTTGCATCAAAAATTAAAGACGACAACGTTACTACTACAGGTAAATAG
- the map gene encoding type I methionyl aminopeptidase: MAIALRKPAEIEKLRAANKIVGGTLELLRQNTKVGVSLKELDAMAEDYILSCGAKPSFKGLYGFPNTLCASLNQVIIHGIPTDYKLQDGDIIGYDIGTELNGWFGDGAISVSVGNVSTKDEELIACAKDSLYEAIASIKVGMRFKELSQILEKSIRSRGFVPLHSFCGHGIGRKPHEEPEIPNYLEGKDPKSGPKIKDGMVFCIEPMICQKDSKPLILENKWDVVSADGLRGSHYEHTVAIVNGKAEILSLA, translated from the coding sequence ATGGCCATAGCGCTTAGAAAACCTGCAGAAATTGAGAAACTTCGCGCCGCTAACAAAATTGTCGGCGGCACATTAGAATTACTTAGACAAAACACAAAAGTAGGCGTATCTTTAAAAGAGCTAGATGCCATGGCGGAGGATTATATCCTCTCTTGTGGAGCAAAACCCTCTTTTAAAGGTCTTTACGGCTTTCCAAATACACTCTGCGCTTCTCTTAATCAAGTTATCATTCACGGTATCCCGACTGATTATAAACTTCAAGACGGAGATATTATCGGATACGATATCGGTACAGAGTTAAATGGATGGTTTGGCGACGGTGCAATTAGCGTATCTGTCGGCAATGTAAGCACTAAAGATGAAGAGCTTATAGCATGTGCAAAAGATTCTCTTTATGAGGCTATAGCATCTATTAAAGTCGGAATGAGATTTAAAGAGTTGTCTCAGATTTTAGAAAAGTCTATTCGCTCAAGAGGGTTTGTTCCGCTTCATAGCTTTTGCGGACACGGTATCGGCAGAAAACCTCATGAAGAGCCTGAAATACCGAATTATTTAGAAGGCAAAGATCCAAAATCCGGTCCGAAAATAAAAGATGGAATGGTTTTTTGTATTGAGCCTATGATATGCCAAAAAGATTCAAAACCGCTTATTTTAGAAAACAAGTGGGATGTTGTTAGTGCCGATGGTTTACGCGGTTCACACTATGAGCATACTGTTGCAATTGTCAATGGTAAAGCTGAAATTTTATCTCTGGCTTGA
- the rpsE gene encoding 30S ribosomal protein S5, whose translation MEINREDFEESIVNIGRVTKVVKGGRRFRFTALVVVGDKKGTIGFGAGKAKEVPDAIKKAVDNAFKNLSKVSIKGTTIAHDVEHKYNASRVLLKPASEGTGVIAGGATRPVLELAGIKDVLTKSIGSNNPGTLVRATVEALGRLKG comes from the coding sequence ATGGAAATCAATAGAGAAGATTTTGAAGAATCAATTGTAAATATAGGTCGTGTTACAAAAGTTGTAAAAGGCGGTAGAAGATTTCGCTTTACGGCTCTTGTAGTTGTCGGTGATAAAAAAGGTACTATCGGTTTTGGTGCCGGAAAAGCGAAAGAAGTTCCGGATGCTATTAAAAAAGCTGTTGATAATGCGTTTAAAAACTTAAGCAAAGTTAGTATCAAAGGTACTACGATTGCACATGATGTTGAACATAAATACAATGCAAGTCGTGTTCTTTTAAAACCAGCTTCAGAGGGTACAGGGGTAATCGCGGGTGGTGCTACTCGTCCTGTTCTTGAACTTGCAGGTATTAAAGATGTACTTACAAAGTCAATTGGTTCAAACAATCCAGGTACACTAGTGCGCGCTACGGTTGAAGCACTAGGTCGCTTAAAAGGATAG
- a CDS encoding chorismate mutase, giving the protein MSEVKKCNSLEEIRQEIDKIDDSIVDLISQRSHLVRQAASFKNSIEEVKAQDRVDFILQKVRHSAIKADVSPNMISDLFKIMINEMVETEISEFRNTQTF; this is encoded by the coding sequence ATGTCAGAAGTTAAAAAGTGCAATTCGTTAGAAGAGATTAGACAAGAGATAGATAAGATAGATGATTCAATCGTTGATTTGATATCTCAGAGAAGCCATTTAGTGCGTCAAGCCGCATCATTTAAAAATAGCATCGAAGAGGTTAAAGCTCAAGACAGGGTAGACTTTATCTTGCAAAAAGTTCGTCACTCCGCAATAAAAGCAGATGTATCGCCAAATATGATTTCTGATCTTTTCAAAATCATGATAAACGAAATGGTTGAGACGGAAATATCAGAGTTTAGAAACACTCAAACATTTTAA
- the infA gene encoding translation initiation factor IF-1, with amino-acid sequence MAKSDVIEVDGKIIEALPNATFRVELENGHIILCHIAGKMRMHYIKILPGDKVKLELTPYSLDKGRITYRYK; translated from the coding sequence ATGGCTAAATCAGATGTTATCGAAGTTGATGGCAAGATTATAGAGGCTTTGCCAAATGCAACATTTCGTGTTGAGTTAGAAAACGGACATATTATTTTATGTCATATTGCAGGAAAAATGCGTATGCACTATATAAAAATATTACCGGGTGATAAAGTTAAACTTGAGTTAACACCATACTCGCTTGATAAGGGTCGTATCACTTACAGATACAAATAA